The genomic interval GAGACGGACGCGGACAGGACACCCTGCATGCCACCCAGGCTCTGGCCCACGTAGTCCACCGTGGCGGCGTTGAGGGTGGCGCCGCCCGTGAGGGCGCTGACGCGGGTGCGCAGGTCGTCGCTGGCCAGCACGCGGGTGAGCTGCGCGAAGTCCACCACGTGGTGGCGGAAGTTGTCGCGCGTGGCGCCCAGGCTGCCCAGGTTCAGGAAGTTCCAGCCGGAGACCATCGGGGCGCCGGTCGGGCCGCGGCGGAAGTCACCGCCCTCGCACTTGCCGGAGTCCAGACACACGCCCTGACCCGCGGCGCCGCAGACCAGGTCGCCGTTGGCGGCCGGGTCACACGCGTTCGCCGTGGCCGGAGCGACACAGCGGCCGAACGTCGCGCTGCCGGGCGTCACGTCACAGGTGCTCCCGGCGTTGCAGGCCTTGTTCGGCGTGTCGATGGGGGCGGGGGGGTCGCTGTTGTCGCGCAGGCCCGCCTGCGCCGTGATGCCCGCGCAGCTGGTGCGCTCGCCGTGGAACACGGTGTCGATGGCGACGACCGCGTAGCCGGCCTCGTTGAGCTTGTTGGCGATGGCCAGCACGTTGGTGCGGTTGCCGGTCAGACCATGGCCGAAGACGACCGTCTTGTAGCCGCCGGCGCCGGGCGCCTGCACGGGCAGGAACATCCAGAACGGGATGTGGTCCTCGTGCTTGGGGCGGCTCGTGGAGTACGTGCCCGTCGCGTCATCCAGGAAGAAGGGCGACTTGTAGCCGCCCACCAGCCAGGAGCCCACGTGGGTGCCATCCAGGCCGTTGGCCGTCATGAGGCCAGCCAGGTGGGTGGACTGGTCCACCAGGTACAGCGGCTTGTCGGAGGTGCCGCTCGTGGCGGGGGCCGCGTCGAGCTGGGCCAGCTTGGCGCGCGTGTTCTGGGTGGTGAAGGTCCACGCCAGCAGCACGTCCTTGCGCTTGATGCCCAGCCGGGCATCGAGCATGTCGTAGAACGGCGCCATGGCCGCGCGGGCGGCCTCCAGCGTGGGGGCGCTGGCGTCGGGCACCGCGGCGACCTGGCTCTTGCCGTTGGCGAACACCGGGTTCTTCAGGCGCAGCAGGGCCTGGCTCGCCGTGGGGAACACGGGCTGGGCGTTCTTCACGTCCTTGGGGCCCTTGAGCAGGACCACGGCGTACTGCGAGCCTGGATCCAACGGGACCTCGGGGACGATCTGCAGCTGCTGGGGCGCGCCGGTCGCCGGCGTGCCATCCGCCTTGGGGCTGGACGCGCAGTTGAGGCAGACCTTGACCTGGGGCTGGGCGCCGCCGGGCGTGAGCTTGAGGAACAGGAGCTGCTTGCCCAACTGGACGGTGTTCATGTCCAGCTGCATGTCATTGTCGATGACACCGCGGGTGGCGCTGTTCTCCGTGATGATGGGCGCCGTCGTGGACCAGCCGTCCACGTTGTTGTTGATGTCGGAGAGGAAGTTGCGCAGCAGCCCCGGCTCCGTGGGAACCGGCAGGGCGATCTTGCCCGTCTTCGGGTCGCGCAGCAGGTCGGTGGGGAAGGGGACGACGGGCGTGGCGCTGGTGAGGTCGAACGTCGCCTCCGGCCGGCTCATGACGGTGAACGTCCACGCCACGACGATGTCATCCCGGTTGACGCCGAACTTCGAGGCGAACTTGTCCAGGACCTTCGAGTAGTTGCGGCGCAGCAGCTCCAGGCGCAGGGCGCTGGCCGTCTGGTCCGCGAGGCGCTCGGCCGGGTCCGTCTTGATGGAGGGGATGAGCTCGGTGGCGGGCGCGCAGTTGGGCGCCGTCAGGTCGTCACAGGTGACCAGCGAGTTGCGCGAGCTGGCGAACGCCCACGTGGCGGAGCCGATGACGGGCTTGCCCTCCTTCGTCTTCACGCCGTTGGCGCCACCGATGATGGCCACCGCGTAGCGGCCACCCTTGGGCCAGCCCTGGGGCTGCGGCGGGATGACGGTGATGTGGCCCGTCTCCTCGCGGTAACCGATGGTCGGCGTGGCCGGCTTGGTCAGCTCCGGGACGTCCTCGTACAGGTCGATGAACTTGACCGTGTTGGTGTTGACCGTCGACGGGTCCAGGTTCTTCACCAACGTGGTCGCGATGGCGGACGTCGGGAAGCCGTTCAGCGTGTTGAGATACTCACGCGTGAACTCCTGCTCCGCCGCGGGCGAGCTGGGGTTGATGGGCGCCGCGACGATGCTGGTGCCGTCCTCGAGCTGGGCGAGGGCCAGGTCGTTCGGAGAGGGGACGATGGCAGGCGACGCGGACGGGTCGAACTCCGCCAGCCCTACGTCCGCCGCGCTCGGCGGCGGGTCCTGCTTGATGTCTGGATCACACGCTACCGCGCCCAGAGCCAGGGCCCCGAGGAACAACGCCTTTCTCATGGATACAACCCCCTCCGAGTCCAGGATTGGACTTCAGGACTAGGTGACAGTCCGGTGGCGTACCACGTCCGAGGGTTGGCCGAAAGCGATGGGACTTGACGCGTCGTGTCAGTCATGCATCGGCGTATGGCTCAATGGGACCGACTGTCTTTGACACACTGCGCAGCACGCATTCGCCGCTACGCTGGGCGGATGAACCGACTGCTGAGTGTGCTGGTGATGTGCATGTCGATGGGGGCGTCCGCGAGTGGCCAGACGAAGCCCGCGGCGCAGGAGTCCGCGGCGCAAGGGGCCGCGGCGCCGGAGGCGGGAGGGCTGACGTGGACGGCGCCGGCGGACTGGGCGGCGCAGGGGGCTCGGCCCATGCGCGCGGCGACGTACAAGCTGCCCGCGGCGAAGGGTGACGCGGAGGGCGGAGAGCTGGCGGTGTTCTACTTCGGCCCGGGTCAGGGCGGCGCGGTGGACGCCAACGTGAAGCGGTGGCTGGGCCAGTTCCAGACGGCGGATGGCAAGCCGGTGGACAGCGTGGCCAAGACGAAGACGGAGAAGCTCAACGGGATGCCGGTGACGACGGTGGACGTGAAGGGCACGTACATGGGCGGCGGACCCATGATGGGTCCGTCCACGCCGAAGCCCGGCTACCGCCTCCTGGGCGCGATTGTCGAGGGCTCCGAGGGCGCGGTCTTCTTCAAGCTGACGGGCCCGGAGAAGACGGTGGCGGCCTCGGAGAAGCCCTTCCGCAAGCTGCTGGAGTCGGTGAAGAAGAAGTAACCGGTTTCACGCCCCTCCGAGCGTCAGCGCTGGCTCCGGGCCGTCTTGGCCGGGGTCTTGGTGGCCTTGAGGTCCGGGATGAGGAGGACCTCGATGCGCCGGTTGCGGGCGCGCCCCTGCGGGGTGGCGTTGGCGGAGATGGGCCGCGTCTCGCCGTAGCCCGCGGCGATCATCCGGCGGGACGGCACGCCGCCTTGTTCCTGGAGGAAGCGCACCACGTTGACGGCGCGCGCCACGGACAGCTCCCAGTTGGTGGGGAAGGTGGCCTGGAGCTTCTGCGACGGCGGCGAGTCATCCGTGTGCCCCGACACCTGGATGGACTTGTCATCCACCTTGGACAACACGCCGCCCAGCCGCTTGAGGACCTCCTGTCCGCGCTTGCTGATGCTCGCGTCGCCGGAGTCGAAGAGCACCTTGTCCACCAGGTCCACCTGGATGCGGCCCTGGGCCTGAGACAGCTTGATGGCGCCCTCGGCGATCTCCGCCTTCATCTTGTCCTGGAGGTCGTCGTAGGTGGCCTTGAGCTTGGACAGCTCCGCCTCCTGCTCCTGCACCGTCTGGGACAGCTGATCCTTCTCCGTCGTGAGCTGCTGCTTCTCCGTGGTCAGCCTCGCGTGCTCCGTCTCCAGCGCCGCGAGCTTCTCCTCCGCTTGTTTGCGGGCCGCCTCCGCGTCGCGCGTGCGCGCGTTGGCCTCGTCGGTGGCCTTGCGTGCCTCCTCGGCCTGCGCCTGCGCCTGCGCCGAGCCGCGATGCGCCAGGTACAACACGCCGCCCGCGAGCAGCACCACCAGCACTGTCACCAGCCAGGGCACCCAGGCCCGCCCTCGCTCCGCTTGCATCGAAACCTCCCAAGGGGATGAACGTGAAACACCGTAACGACAGCGCCCGGGTGCGCCTCAAGGCGCCCCGGGTGCGTGAAGGTGTCTGGGGGTTCAATGTTTCAGCGCGGGCGTGATTCACCCGCGCCCAACGTCCGAAATCAGAAAGGGAGCCACGAGGGACGCACGCTGCGCACGTCGCTGAGCACGTGAGACAGCTGCGAGTCGAAGTCGTGGAATGTCTGTCCATCCAGCCAGATGGACTCGATTTGTTTCTGGCCCAGGCGCACGTCGGTGCGTTTGCCATTGGCCGCGGTGGCGGTGACGGTGTCTCCGCCGGCGTAGCTCACCTGGAACTTCTCGCCGCGGATGTCGACGGTCTCGTTGAAGCGCAGGTCCTTGGGCACCTGCGTCACCATGTTGGTGCCGCGCGAGCCAGGGACCTTCATGTCGTCCATGAACTCGCGCAGGAAGTCGCGCGTCACCTGGCGCGTCTGCTTGTCCAGGGTGGGGTCCACCTTCGCGTCGTAGCCGAAGCCCAACACGCTGTTGCTCTGCTTGGGATTGTCCAGGTTCCAGGTGGGCAGGCTGACCATGAACTGGTTGGCGCCGGGCCTGGCCTTGTCGCGCCAGTCCTGGGCCTCCGTCGCGTTCTGCTTGAGCAGGGCCAGGCCGTTGACGCCGTTCCAGAGCACGTCGTCCGTGTCGAGCTGGCCGGTGGGCAGGGGCTTGGGCTGGGCCTGTCCGTTCGACGGGTGCGTGCCGCCGCGAGTCTGCAGCGACGCGCCAATCTGCGGCAGGTCGTTCTTGTTGTAGCCCATGGGCATGTTGTCGAGCGTGCCGCCGTCGACCAGGTGCATCTGCCGGCCAGTGACGGGGTCGACCATCTGCACGGGCTCGAAGACGCCGGGGATGGCCATGGAGGCGCGCATGGCGAGCGCCACGGGCGTGTCCGGCGTCGTCTCCTGGCTGAAGATGAAGACACGGTCCTGCGCGCTCTTGAAGCCGCCGTCCGGCACCGCGCTGTCGTAGGCCTTGGCGGCCACCAGCTGCAGTGGCACCTTGAGGTCCGCGAAGGTGACGGGCCGGTCGGTGATGCCCGTCAGTTCGCGCAGCTTCTGGTCGAAGAGGTTGTACGCGGCCTCGCCGTTGAGCAGGCCTCCGTCCTTCATGTCCAGGTCGAAGTCGTACAGCTTGCCCAGGCGCGGGTCCTTGGCCACGTCTTCAATCTGCTTCGGCGTGGCGCCCGTGGCGGCGAACGCGGCGGCGATGGAGCCCGCGGACGTGCCCGTCAGGCTCACCGGCACCACGCCCATCTCGCGCATCTCCGCGAACATGGCCGCGTAGCGCTTGCCCTTGCCGCCGCCGCCTTCCAGGCTCAGGTGCACGCCCATGGGCTCGCCGCCCTTCACCGGCATGCCCGCCGCCTCGCGATTCTTCGCGACGGAGGCCGTGTACTCGGCGGCCTTCACCGCGTCGTTGCCGGCCACCACGCTCAGGGCGGAGGGCGGCTTCGTCACCGGCGTGCCGGTGGGGAAGCGGCTGGCGTGGACCTGGCCATTGGGCAGCTCCTTCGCCAGGAACTGCGGGTCCAGCCACAGCGAGCCGGGGCGCGGCGCGGTGGCGCGGGTGTAACCCGTGGTCCGGGTCAGCTCCCCCTCCGCCTTCTCCAGCGCGGCCTTCACCTGGGCATGGCGCGGGTGCGAGGGGGGCAACATGTCCAGCTGCGCCGCCAGCGAGCGCACCTGGCCCAGCGTGTCCCGGAAGCCCTGGGTCTGCGACACCAGCTGCTTGCCCTGCTTGTCGTCAATCTTCTGCGGGATGACGCGCTCGAGCACCTTGCGCAGGTCGCCCAGGTCCACGTCCAGCAGCTTCCCGAGCGGAATCTGGAGCGGCTTGCCGGTGAGGGTGATGCCCGCCCACGGCTTGTCCTTGGCGCCCCCAATGGAGGGCAGCCCCAGCTGGGACAGCTTGGGCAGCTTCGCCTCGAAGCGGTCCACCAACCGGTTCGCCTCGCTCGCGACGTGGCGCACGCCCTCGCCCATCCGCTCGAGCAGGTTGGGCTTGTGGGCCTCCGCCTGCTGCGCGGGCTTGGAGTCGGGAGTACGACGCGCTGCGGCGGAAGACGTGGAGGAGGGGAGGGACTTGATGCTCATCGCGA from Myxococcus stipitatus carries:
- a CDS encoding flagellar motor protein MotB — protein: MQAERGRAWVPWLVTVLVVLLAGGVLYLAHRGSAQAQAQAEEARKATDEANARTRDAEAARKQAEEKLAALETEHARLTTEKQQLTTEKDQLSQTVQEQEAELSKLKATYDDLQDKMKAEIAEGAIKLSQAQGRIQVDLVDKVLFDSGDASISKRGQEVLKRLGGVLSKVDDKSIQVSGHTDDSPPSQKLQATFPTNWELSVARAVNVVRFLQEQGGVPSRRMIAAGYGETRPISANATPQGRARNRRIEVLLIPDLKATKTPAKTARSQR
- a CDS encoding patatin-like phospholipase family protein encodes the protein MSIKSLPSSTSSAAARRTPDSKPAQQAEAHKPNLLERMGEGVRHVASEANRLVDRFEAKLPKLSQLGLPSIGGAKDKPWAGITLTGKPLQIPLGKLLDVDLGDLRKVLERVIPQKIDDKQGKQLVSQTQGFRDTLGQVRSLAAQLDMLPPSHPRHAQVKAALEKAEGELTRTTGYTRATAPRPGSLWLDPQFLAKELPNGQVHASRFPTGTPVTKPPSALSVVAGNDAVKAAEYTASVAKNREAAGMPVKGGEPMGVHLSLEGGGGKGKRYAAMFAEMREMGVVPVSLTGTSAGSIAAAFAATGATPKQIEDVAKDPRLGKLYDFDLDMKDGGLLNGEAAYNLFDQKLRELTGITDRPVTFADLKVPLQLVAAKAYDSAVPDGGFKSAQDRVFIFSQETTPDTPVALAMRASMAIPGVFEPVQMVDPVTGRQMHLVDGGTLDNMPMGYNKNDLPQIGASLQTRGGTHPSNGQAQPKPLPTGQLDTDDVLWNGVNGLALLKQNATEAQDWRDKARPGANQFMVSLPTWNLDNPKQSNSVLGFGYDAKVDPTLDKQTRQVTRDFLREFMDDMKVPGSRGTNMVTQVPKDLRFNETVDIRGEKFQVSYAGGDTVTATAANGKRTDVRLGQKQIESIWLDGQTFHDFDSQLSHVLSDVRSVRPSWLPF